The sequence TCCGGTGACGTAGGATGAGAGAGGGGAGGCCAGATAGAGTATGGCCCTGGCCACCTCTTCAGCCCTGGCGACCCTGCCCATCGGGACGAGGGAGGAGTAGCTCCTGAAGCGCTCCTCGCTCCCGGCTATTCCCCTCAGCATAGGGGTGTCGACGAGCCCCGGAACAACAGCGTTGACCCTTATCCCCTTATCAGCCAGCTCAAGAGCCAGGGCCTTGGAGAAGGCTATGACTGCAGCTTTGGCTGAGCAGTAAGCGGTCCCTCTCGGATAAGGGCTTATTCCAGCTATTGAGCTGACGTTGACTATGGAGTCACCCATGTGGGGTAGGGAGAACTTCGTCATGAGGAAAGTCCCCCTTAGGTTCACGTTTATCACATGATCCCAATCCTCGACCGACAGCTCCGTGAGAGGGGCTGCTCTGAAGACGCCGGCGGCGTTCACGAGGATGTCTATCCTCCCCCACCTGTCCACCACCTCGTCGACCAGTCTCCTCGCTTCCTCCTCCCTGGAGACGTCACCGAGGTGAAGGGAGACTCTCCCGCCTCCCAGGGCCCTGAGGGCAGCTTCTCCCTTCCCCCTGTCCCTCCCAACTATTGAGATTAGCGCTCCCTCCCTCATGAAGAGCTCAGCTGTCGCGAGGCCTATTCCTGAGGTGCCCCCTGTTATCAGGGCGACCTTACCCTCGAGGAGCATGGGGGATACAGGGGCCTGATGAAGATATCCTTATCCCGGGCTCAGAGCTCGAACTCCGCAACCAGTATCGCATGATCTGATGGTTTCTCAGCCAGCCTGGGCTCCAGATCTATGTAGCAGTCGATGCTCCTCTCCGCCAGGGGCTCCGTGGCGAGGAGGTGATCAACGCGCCAGCCTATCCCCCTGCTCACGGGATCCCTGACCCTGTAGTCGTAGAAGGTGTACTGCCCCTCCTCCCCGGGATGGTGTCTCCTGAAGAGGTCGACCAGCCCCCAGGAGAGGATCCCCTTGAAGAGCTCCCTGACCTCGATGTGGAAGTCCACGTGGTTCTTGAGACCCTCCGGATCGTGCACATCAATCGGCTCCGGGGCTACGTTGAGATCACCACCCAGGAGCAATTTCCAGTTCCTATCGTACTCGACCTCCAGGAGCCTCCTGAGGTCCCTGAGCCACCCGAGCTTGTAAACGTACTTGGGGCTGTCTATCCTGAACCCCTGGGGAACGTAGGCGTTCAAGACGTGTATCCCCTTGTAGATCCCCCTGACGAGCCTATCCGGGTCCCTGCCGAAGAGTCCGAACCTGACTCCCTCTAGCTCCTCTCTAGAGGCTATTGCAACCCCGTTGTAACCGCCAGTTCCATGGAAGACAACGTTGTATCCTATCTCCCTGAACTCCCTCACTGGGAACTTCGAATCATCCACCTTGGTCTCCTGCATCATCAGGATGTCAGCCCCGCTCCTCTCGAGCCAGGGTATCACTATGTGGAGCCTCGACCTTATCGAGTTCACGTTGTACGTGGCCACCTTGAGGAGCATGGGCTTATGAGCGCGGTGAGTCTTATAATCCGCCGCATCTTTTATTAAGCAATTTTTTTAAGAAAGTAAAGTTTTAAATATCGCAGCTCAGGTATAGTGAGGTGATGGCATGAGTGAGGAGATGAGACCTCAACTCGTGAGGGCATTCAAGGACCTGAGGCTGGGATCCCTGCTGGCTCTCCTCTCAGACATACTCGTGATAGCTTCCTTCCTCCCACTCCTGATGTCCATGCCCACGATCTTCTGGCGGATCCCCCGCCAGGAGGCTCCAAAATCCCTGAGGGAGTTGCTGTCCCCGATGATGCCGATGGCCGTTTCAGCCTTGACGCTCGCGCTAGCGGCCTTGGTCTTGGGGCTGGTGGGCCTCTACCTCTGGTACAGGGCATCCTCATCCTTCAAGCTTTATGATGAGGCCAAGTTCAGCCTGGGAAGGATCGGAGCCGTGATGTCCATAGCGGGCTCTCTTGTGCTGGCAATCTCCTTGGCCGCAATCTTTTACTTCCTGCTCTCCCTTCCCCCGAGATACGAGAGGCCGCCCGAGTGGGGGATCGGGGCCCTGGCCGCCCTGCTTCCGGGGATTGCGGGCCTCCTCCTTGGGGTTTCTGTCTACGTGATCGGCTGGATACTCTACGGTATCATGGTGATGAGGCTCAGCGAGATACCGGGCCTGAGTCAGGACTTCAGGTATGCAGGCATACTCATGATAGCTGGCACGGTCCTCTCCATGCTCGGGAGCCTGGGAGTGATAGGAGTCCTTGTCGAGATGGCGTCCCTGATAATGATCTTCGTCTACTCGGACACCGCGATCAAGGGCCTGAGCCCCTCGCAATGATCAAATTTTATTTTTTCACTCCCTGGGTATCGGGGGTCGCAGTGGACCTGGTCAGGGCCCGCCTGAGGATATACGGAAGGGTTCAGGGGGTCTTCTTCAGGTCTACGATGAGGGAGATAGCCAACGAGCTCGGGGTAAGCGGCTGGGTGAGGAACATGCCCGATGGCAGCGTGGAGGCCGTGGTTGAGGGGGAGAGGGACAAGGTGGAGGAGCTGATAAGGTGGGCTCACAGGGGACCCCCGCTCGCCAGGGTGGAGAGGGTGGAGGTGGTCTGGGAGAGGTTCAGGGGGGACTGGAAGGGGTTCAGCGTGCTCAGGTGATCCCGAAATGTTTTTAATTTGATGTATCGGATCGATCTGGGTGAGAAACATGGCCTCCAGGGGATTCTCGCTCCTCGGTCTCAGGTTGGACATGCTCCTGACCCTCTCCCTGATAATAGCGGTCT is a genomic window of Candidatus Korarchaeota archaeon NZ13-K containing:
- a CDS encoding SDR family NAD(P)-dependent oxidoreductase, whose translation is MLLEGKVALITGGTSGIGLATAELFMREGALISIVGRDRGKGEAALRALGGGRVSLHLGDVSREEEARRLVDEVVDRWGRIDILVNAAGVFRAAPLTELSVEDWDHVINVNLRGTFLMTKFSLPHMGDSIVNVSSIAGISPYPRGTAYCSAKAAVIAFSKALALELADKGIRVNAVVPGLVDTPMLRGIAGSEERFRSYSSLVPMGRVARAEEVARAILYLASPLSSYVTGAVLVIDGGITAGRMTTAGSLPGPHTR
- the xth gene encoding exodeoxyribonuclease III, with protein sequence MLLKVATYNVNSIRSRLHIVIPWLERSGADILMMQETKVDDSKFPVREFREIGYNVVFHGTGGYNGVAIASREELEGVRFGLFGRDPDRLVRGIYKGIHVLNAYVPQGFRIDSPKYVYKLGWLRDLRRLLEVEYDRNWKLLLGGDLNVAPEPIDVHDPEGLKNHVDFHIEVRELFKGILSWGLVDLFRRHHPGEEGQYTFYDYRVRDPVSRGIGWRVDHLLATEPLAERSIDCYIDLEPRLAEKPSDHAILVAEFEL
- a CDS encoding acylphosphatase; this encodes MDLVRARLRIYGRVQGVFFRSTMREIANELGVSGWVRNMPDGSVEAVVEGERDKVEELIRWAHRGPPLARVERVEVVWERFRGDWKGFSVLR